CTAAAAATTCTTGAGTAGAGCGTAAATCATGACTGGATTGTAAAAAGTGAGTTGCCGCTGCATGACGCAACATATGCGGATACACATTAACTTTAATACCAGCCTTTAGTGCACGTTTTTTGACTATATTTTGCACAGCTCTTACACTTACTCTTTGTTGCTTTCTATTCACAAATAACACATGATTTGAGTGATCAAATAAGCAACGACTAATGGCTTGCTGTGCTGCCTTACCAACTGGTGTATGTCTGACTTTAGCGCCTTTTCCAACCACGCGCAAAAACCCTTGATTCAAATCCACGTCATTAACATTTAAAGCAACCAATTCAGATACTCTAAGACCACAAGAGTACATCACTTCAATCATTGCCACATCTCTTAATTCAAGCCAAGTGTTTGATCTGGGCTTGAGCATAAGTAGTATGTTGTCGTAATTAAGTATATTAGGTAAGTTTTGATCAATTTTTGGGCTTTGCAAATGAATGGCGCAATTATCACTCAACTGTTCATGATTAACAAGATAGGTTAAAAATCCACGAATTGAGGACAAATTCCTGCGGATAGTGCGGGCACTAATGTCTTGATGACGCAGCTCCATTACAAATAAATTAAGATGCTCACTGGTAAGATTTGACCATTGGCTAAGACTTTTCTTATGGGTAAATACTAACAACTTCTCAAGGTCGCGCTTATAAGCCTGTTGCGTATTAATGGCGTAATGACGCTCAACCTTCAAATACTGAATAAAATTAGTAATTTGTTTATGCAAAATAACCCTTGTTTTTTTAAAATTCACCCATATTGATACATTTTACGCACAAAAAACAGGAATAAAAAAATGGCAGAAAAACAAACGCATACGTTTCAAACGGAAGTCTCGCAACTATTAGATTTGATGATTCACTCTTTGTACTCAAACAAAGAGATTTTCTTGCGTGAGTTAGTTTCTAACGCCTCTGACGCAGTTGATAAATTAAAATTCAAATCCTTGTCAAATGATACTTTGACTGAGGGTAAAGAAGAGCTGCAAATTCACATTGATGTGAATAAAGATGCCAGAACGATTACCATTACTGACTATGGTATAGGCATGACTGAGGCAGAAGTTAATAAAAACATCGGTACCATTGCCAATTCTGGCACTAAGAAATTCTTAAAAAACTTAGAT
This Abyssogena phaseoliformis symbiont OG214 DNA region includes the following protein-coding sequences:
- a CDS encoding tyrosine recombinase XerC, whose protein sequence is MHKQITNFIQYLKVERHYAINTQQAYKRDLEKLLVFTHKKSLSQWSNLTSEHLNLFVMELRHQDISARTIRRNLSSIRGFLTYLVNHEQLSDNCAIHLQSPKIDQNLPNILNYDNILLMLKPRSNTWLELRDVAMIEVMYSCGLRVSELVALNVNDVDLNQGFLRVVGKGAKVRHTPVGKAAQQAISRCLFDHSNHVLFVNRKQQRVSVRAVQNIVKKRALKAGIKVNVYPHMLRHAAATHFLQSSHDLRSTQEFLGHSSIKSTQVYTHLDFLELSKVYDQCHPRAKKS